One Sinorhizobium mexicanum genomic region harbors:
- the mgrA gene encoding L-glyceraldehyde 3-phosphate reductase, translating to MAWQPAENRYETMKYNRCGKSGLKLPAISLGLWHNFGGDTPHERKVDMCRTAFDLGITHFDLANNYGPPPGSAETAFGEIMRTDFADLRDELIISSKAGYDMWPGPYGEWGSRKYLIASCDQSLKRMGLDYVDIFYSHRFDPDTPLEETCGALDHIVRSGRALYVGISSYNSQRTREAAAILKDLGTPCLIHQPSYSMLNRWVEDDGLIDTLEDLGIGSIVFSPLAQGMLTTKYLNGIPGDSRAAQNHFLKKDFIRPTIIDNIRKLNGIAERRGQTLAQMALAWVLRGGRITSALIGASRSAQIVDCVKALDNDSFTAEELTEIDLYAREADINLWAKSAEL from the coding sequence ATGGCCTGGCAACCGGCGGAAAACCGATACGAGACGATGAAATACAACCGCTGCGGCAAGAGCGGGCTGAAATTGCCGGCGATCTCGCTCGGCCTCTGGCACAACTTCGGCGGCGACACGCCGCATGAGCGCAAGGTCGACATGTGCCGCACGGCCTTCGATCTTGGCATCACGCACTTTGACCTCGCCAACAACTACGGCCCGCCGCCCGGATCGGCGGAAACCGCCTTCGGCGAGATCATGCGCACCGACTTCGCCGACTTGCGCGACGAATTGATCATCTCCTCCAAGGCCGGCTACGACATGTGGCCGGGACCCTATGGCGAGTGGGGCAGCCGCAAGTATCTGATCGCCTCCTGCGACCAAAGCCTGAAACGGATGGGCCTCGACTATGTCGACATCTTCTATTCCCACCGTTTCGATCCGGACACGCCGCTCGAGGAAACCTGCGGCGCGCTCGACCATATCGTCCGCTCGGGCAGAGCGCTCTACGTCGGCATCTCGTCCTATAACTCGCAACGCACCCGCGAAGCGGCCGCGATCCTCAAGGATCTCGGCACGCCGTGTCTGATCCATCAGCCGAGCTATTCGATGCTCAACCGCTGGGTCGAGGACGACGGGCTCATCGATACGCTCGAAGATCTCGGCATCGGCTCGATCGTCTTCTCGCCGCTTGCCCAGGGCATGCTGACGACGAAGTATCTGAACGGGATCCCTGGGGACAGCCGTGCGGCCCAGAACCACTTCCTCAAGAAGGATTTCATCCGACCGACGATTATCGACAATATCCGCAAGTTGAACGGCATAGCCGAACGCCGCGGCCAGACGCTGGCACAGATGGCGCTTGCCTGGGTGCTGCGCGGCGGGCGCATTACCTCGGCGCTGATCGGCGCCAGCCGTTCCGCGCAGATCGTCGACTGCGTCAAGGCGCTCGACAACGACAGTTTCACAGCGGAGGAACTGACCGAGATCGATCTCTACGCACGCGAGGCCGATATCAACCTCTGGGCAAAGTCGGCGGAACTCTGA
- a CDS encoding Gfo/Idh/MocA family protein, producing the protein MKTKELGVGIIGCGNISTTYFKLAPLFKGIRMVACADINPAAAEARGAEYDVTAQSIEALLANPEVDIIVNLTIPDAHFPVSKAILEAGKHVYSEKPLVLTLEQGEELRAVAKAKGLTVGCAPDTFLGGAHQLARDYIDDGKIGRITSGTCHVMSPGMEMWHPNPDFFFLPGGGPVLDLGPYYIANLINLIGPVKRVAALSSMANETRTITSAPRNGEVIPVKTPTNIHALLEFQNGATITLSASWDVWSHRHANMELYGTEGSLFVPDPNFFGGRVEASGRDKNIQPLEMWEHPFAVNNWDHPAGPIANYRTAGLADMADAILNGRDARCSLDRALHGVDVMVSILKSGEEGRFVTLSTTCTQPAALGIEEAQALLR; encoded by the coding sequence ATGAAGACGAAGGAACTTGGCGTCGGCATCATCGGATGCGGCAACATCTCCACCACCTATTTCAAGCTCGCACCGCTCTTCAAGGGCATCAGAATGGTCGCCTGCGCCGACATCAATCCGGCGGCGGCTGAGGCGCGCGGCGCGGAATATGACGTGACGGCACAGAGCATCGAGGCGCTGCTGGCCAATCCCGAGGTGGACATCATCGTCAATTTGACGATTCCGGACGCGCATTTTCCGGTCTCGAAGGCGATCCTCGAGGCGGGAAAACATGTCTATTCCGAAAAGCCCCTGGTCCTGACGCTGGAGCAGGGCGAGGAACTCAGGGCTGTCGCCAAGGCGAAGGGCCTTACGGTCGGCTGCGCGCCGGACACGTTCCTCGGCGGTGCGCACCAGCTCGCCCGCGACTACATCGACGACGGCAAGATCGGCCGCATCACCTCCGGGACCTGCCACGTAATGAGCCCCGGCATGGAGATGTGGCATCCGAACCCGGATTTCTTCTTCCTGCCGGGCGGTGGTCCGGTGCTTGATCTCGGACCTTACTACATTGCCAACCTCATCAACCTGATCGGCCCGGTGAAGCGCGTCGCTGCGCTTTCCTCGATGGCAAACGAGACGCGGACGATCACCAGCGCGCCGCGCAATGGCGAGGTCATTCCGGTCAAGACGCCGACCAACATCCATGCGCTGCTCGAGTTCCAGAACGGCGCAACGATCACGCTTTCAGCAAGCTGGGATGTCTGGTCGCATCGTCACGCCAACATGGAGCTCTATGGCACCGAAGGCTCGCTGTTCGTGCCGGATCCCAATTTCTTCGGCGGCAGGGTCGAGGCGAGCGGGCGCGACAAGAACATCCAGCCCCTCGAAATGTGGGAGCATCCCTTTGCGGTCAACAACTGGGATCACCCGGCGGGGCCGATCGCCAACTACCGCACGGCTGGTCTCGCCGACATGGCGGACGCCATCCTCAACGGCCGCGACGCGCGTTGCTCGCTGGACCGCGCGCTTCACGGCGTCGACGTCATGGTATCGATCCTGAAGTCGGGCGAGGAGGGCCGGTTCGTGACGCTTTCGACCACCTGTACGCAGCCGGCCGCTCTCGGCATCGAAGAGGCACAGGCGCTGCTGCGCTGA
- a CDS encoding sugar phosphate isomerase/epimerase family protein: MKDVSFQLYSARNFPPLGDVLAAVGNAGYTQVEGYGALYASLTDEEVAEFKRGLERNGVSMPTAHFGIDMLEQEPARVLRIANALGIRAIYCPYLMPDQRPSDAAGWRAFGQRLQAAGKPFRDAGLDFGWHNHDFEFHALADGSIPLDHIFSGGPDLSWEADIAWIVRGGADPFAWIAKYGSRITAVHVKDIAPKGEKTNEDGWADVGHGTIDWKGLVKALSATSVKYFIAEHDNPSDFRRFAERSLASIQSY; encoded by the coding sequence ATGAAAGACGTCAGCTTCCAACTCTACAGCGCCCGCAATTTTCCGCCGCTTGGCGATGTGCTCGCGGCCGTCGGCAACGCCGGCTATACGCAGGTCGAGGGCTACGGCGCGCTTTACGCGTCGTTGACCGACGAAGAGGTCGCAGAGTTCAAGCGCGGCCTTGAACGCAACGGCGTAAGCATGCCGACCGCGCATTTCGGGATCGATATGCTGGAGCAAGAGCCGGCGCGGGTGCTGCGGATCGCGAATGCGCTCGGCATCCGGGCAATCTACTGCCCCTACCTGATGCCGGACCAGCGTCCGAGCGATGCAGCCGGCTGGCGCGCCTTCGGTCAGCGGCTGCAGGCGGCGGGCAAGCCTTTCCGTGATGCCGGGCTCGACTTCGGCTGGCACAATCATGACTTCGAGTTCCATGCCCTTGCGGACGGCTCGATACCGCTGGACCACATCTTCTCCGGCGGCCCGGATCTTTCTTGGGAAGCCGATATCGCCTGGATTGTCCGCGGCGGCGCCGATCCGTTTGCCTGGATCGCGAAATACGGCAGCCGTATCACTGCCGTCCACGTCAAGGACATAGCGCCCAAGGGCGAGAAGACGAATGAGGACGGCTGGGCTGATGTCGGCCACGGTACGATCGACTGGAAGGGGCTCGTAAAGGCGCTTTCCGCAACTTCGGTGAAGTATTTCATTGCCGAACATGACAACCCGAGCGACTTCCGGCGCTTTGCTGAACGCTCGCTTGCTTCCATCCAATCCTATTGA
- a CDS encoding D-lyxose/D-mannose family sugar isomerase: protein MKRSHVNEIIRESDAFMRRHGFVLPPFAYWSPEELQTRIASDSPTILDARLGWDITDYGKGRFDEFGLVLFTLRNGAAANLGTGKGMVYAEKLMITRAGQVNPLHRHAVKTEDIINRGGGTLVLEMYNSLPDGSVDEHSDVEVACDARLRRLRAGDLLQLEPGESVTLLPGNWHAFWAEGGDVLMGEVSTVNDDLTDNYFREPVGRFSAIEEDDHPLHLLVSDYDTWLRATG from the coding sequence ATGAAACGCAGCCACGTCAACGAGATCATCCGCGAAAGCGACGCCTTCATGCGCCGCCACGGCTTCGTGCTGCCACCCTTTGCCTATTGGTCGCCCGAGGAATTGCAGACGCGTATCGCATCCGACAGTCCGACGATCTTGGACGCGCGGCTCGGCTGGGACATTACCGACTACGGCAAGGGCCGTTTCGACGAATTCGGTCTCGTCCTCTTCACGTTGAGGAACGGCGCCGCGGCCAATCTCGGTACCGGCAAGGGCATGGTCTATGCCGAGAAGCTGATGATCACGCGCGCCGGCCAGGTCAACCCGCTGCACCGGCACGCTGTGAAGACCGAGGACATCATCAATCGCGGCGGCGGGACGCTGGTGCTTGAGATGTACAACTCGCTTCCCGACGGCTCGGTCGACGAGCACAGCGACGTCGAAGTCGCGTGCGATGCGCGCCTGCGCCGGCTGAGGGCGGGCGACCTCCTGCAGCTCGAACCCGGCGAGAGCGTCACATTGCTGCCCGGAAACTGGCATGCCTTCTGGGCGGAGGGAGGCGACGTGTTGATGGGCGAAGTTTCGACCGTCAACGACGACCTTACCGACAACTATTTCCGCGAGCCGGTGGGCCGCTTTTCCGCAATCGAGGAGGACGACCATCCGCTCCACCTCCTCGTGTCCGACTATGACACCTGGCTGAGGGCAACAGGCTGA
- a CDS encoding beta-mannosidase codes for MPSETLNRDAIRIDLSGDWLLASTDNSHALTIPLPGDVHSALQQAGIIADPYTGRNEADVQWVAHKDWVLERTVVVDADDLDGCWYLDFESIDTVASVFVNDRLVLQVENCFRRYRPDVSSALVVGENRIRVVLHSSIAEGARRQAAQPFYVPYHDGNSPIPNGNMLRKPQCHFGWDWNIAIAPLGIYGSLALCRLETARIEHVTTRQLWFTDGAVDLQVTVTLFAHDPGIVPVYFELDGVRERLDCAVAAGETKITHVFTVARPRLWWPAGSGEQALSVLNVELPDESVTRQIGFRSIELVTDKDEAGSRFAFRINDREIFCRGANWIPADALASRVTPGGVEDLLQSAVDANMNMIRVWGGGFYEPDWFYDLCDRLGLLVWQDFMFACNLYPSTPDFLDNVAAEVDYQVKRLSSHPSIALWCGDNELVGALTWFDESRKDRDRYLVSYDRLNRTVEAAMKAACPEAIWWPSSPSVGHLDFGDAWHADGAGDMHYWSVWHENKSFDNYRTVTPRFCSEFGFQSYTSMPIVRQFAEARDLNIASPVMEAHQKNAGGNERIAGTMFRYFRFPKDFPSFVYLSQVQQGLAIRTAVDYWRSLKPHCMGTLYWQLNDTWPVASWSSLDYGGNWKAMHYMARRFFQPVAVAAIPSKDGKEITFSMVNDTAETVTIELQIFLVSLDGERRPLAAAAGACAPDRAATLVTIASSEVPEGTLLFWSFEASNGMSGEGHHVQGTYKALDLLPSGLTLETVPRLDGAFDVVVTASGLALHVMVEADIDGRYSDNAFDLSAGETKVIRFTPKAPLAEGIVPSFSAYDLESCQGKG; via the coding sequence ATGCCCTCCGAAACCTTGAACCGCGACGCCATCCGTATCGATTTGTCTGGCGACTGGCTACTTGCCTCGACCGACAACAGCCACGCGCTTACCATCCCGCTCCCGGGCGATGTACACAGCGCGTTGCAGCAGGCGGGCATTATTGCAGATCCCTATACCGGCCGGAACGAAGCCGACGTGCAATGGGTCGCGCACAAGGACTGGGTGCTGGAGCGCACCGTTGTCGTCGACGCCGACGATCTCGACGGGTGCTGGTATCTCGATTTCGAAAGCATCGACACGGTCGCCTCGGTCTTCGTCAACGATCGGTTGGTGCTGCAGGTGGAAAACTGCTTTCGCCGCTATCGCCCCGATGTATCGAGTGCGCTCGTCGTCGGCGAGAACCGCATCCGCGTCGTGCTGCATTCCTCTATTGCCGAGGGCGCGCGCCGGCAGGCGGCGCAGCCTTTCTACGTGCCTTATCACGATGGGAATTCGCCGATCCCCAACGGCAACATGCTGCGCAAGCCCCAGTGCCACTTCGGCTGGGACTGGAACATCGCCATCGCGCCACTCGGCATCTACGGCTCGCTGGCACTTTGCCGACTTGAGACGGCGCGCATCGAACACGTGACGACGCGTCAGCTCTGGTTTACCGACGGTGCGGTCGACCTGCAGGTAACCGTCACGCTTTTTGCCCACGATCCGGGCATCGTCCCCGTTTATTTCGAACTTGACGGCGTCCGGGAACGCCTGGATTGCGCGGTTGCCGCCGGTGAGACCAAGATCACCCACGTCTTCACGGTCGCAAGGCCAAGATTGTGGTGGCCGGCGGGCAGCGGAGAACAGGCGCTTTCCGTCCTCAACGTCGAACTGCCGGACGAGAGCGTGACGCGGCAGATCGGCTTCCGCTCGATCGAGCTTGTCACCGACAAGGACGAGGCAGGCAGCCGGTTTGCCTTCCGCATCAACGACCGCGAGATCTTCTGCCGCGGAGCGAACTGGATCCCGGCGGATGCGCTGGCGTCGCGCGTGACGCCGGGAGGGGTAGAAGACCTGCTGCAATCCGCCGTCGACGCCAACATGAACATGATCCGCGTCTGGGGCGGCGGCTTCTACGAGCCCGACTGGTTCTACGATCTCTGCGATCGGCTGGGATTGCTCGTCTGGCAGGACTTCATGTTCGCCTGCAATCTCTACCCCTCGACCCCGGACTTTCTCGATAATGTCGCGGCCGAGGTGGACTATCAGGTCAAGCGCCTGTCGTCCCACCCGTCGATTGCGCTTTGGTGCGGCGACAACGAACTTGTCGGCGCGCTCACCTGGTTCGACGAAAGCCGCAAGGATCGCGACCGTTACCTCGTCTCTTACGACCGGTTGAACCGTACGGTCGAGGCAGCGATGAAGGCGGCTTGCCCGGAAGCGATCTGGTGGCCATCAAGCCCGTCCGTTGGCCACCTCGATTTCGGCGATGCCTGGCACGCCGACGGTGCAGGCGACATGCACTACTGGTCCGTCTGGCACGAGAACAAGTCGTTCGACAATTACCGCACTGTGACGCCACGCTTCTGCTCGGAGTTTGGCTTCCAGTCCTACACCTCGATGCCGATCGTCCGGCAGTTCGCCGAGGCGCGCGATCTCAACATCGCCTCGCCGGTTATGGAGGCGCATCAGAAGAATGCCGGCGGCAACGAGCGGATCGCCGGGACCATGTTCCGCTATTTCCGTTTTCCGAAGGATTTCCCGAGCTTCGTCTATCTGAGCCAGGTCCAGCAGGGGCTCGCGATCCGGACCGCCGTCGACTATTGGCGGTCGCTGAAACCGCACTGCATGGGCACACTCTATTGGCAACTCAACGACACCTGGCCCGTTGCTTCCTGGTCGAGCCTGGACTATGGCGGCAACTGGAAGGCCATGCACTATATGGCCCGCCGTTTCTTCCAGCCCGTCGCCGTCGCCGCCATCCCCTCCAAGGATGGCAAGGAAATCACTTTCTCGATGGTGAACGACACCGCCGAGACGGTGACGATCGAGCTCCAGATCTTCCTTGTCTCGCTGGACGGCGAGCGTCGCCCGCTGGCAGCCGCCGCGGGTGCCTGTGCGCCGGACCGCGCCGCCACGCTCGTCACCATCGCGAGCAGTGAAGTCCCGGAGGGAACATTGCTCTTCTGGTCGTTCGAAGCGTCCAACGGCATGTCCGGCGAGGGGCATCATGTCCAGGGCACCTACAAGGCGCTCGACCTTTTGCCGTCCGGCCTCACGCTGGAGACCGTGCCGCGACTGGATGGCGCCTTCGACGTGGTCGTCACGGCGAGCGGTCTTGCGCTGCACGTGATGGTCGAGGCGGATATCGATGGGCGCTATTCCGACAATGCCTTCGATCTTTCGGCTGGCGAGACGAAGGTGATCCGCTTCACGCCGAAGGCGCCGCTCGCCGAGGGTATCGTGCCGAGCTTCAGCGCCTACGATCTCGAATCGTGCCAGGGAAAAGGGTGA
- a CDS encoding ABC transporter ATP-binding protein → MTSVSVRDLSLNFGAVTVLDRLNLDINHGEFLVLLGSSGCGKSTLLNCIAGLLDVSEGQIFIKDRNVTWEEPKDRGIGMVFQSYALYPQMSVEKNLSFGLQVARVPQAEIDKRVARASEILQIQPLLKRKPAELSGGQRQRVAIGRALVRDVDVFLFDEPLSNLDAKLRSELRVEIKRLHQSLKNTMIYVTHDQIEALTLADRIAVMKGGVIQQLADPMTIYNAPENLFVAGFIGSPSMNFFRGEVAAKDGRSFVQVNGVAFDVTAYPARGGLQPGQKVVLGLRPEHVRVDEAAAGDGAHQAVVDIEEPMGADNLLWLTLAGQSMSVRIAGQRRYKPGTNVRLSFDMGVASIFDAASENRL, encoded by the coding sequence ATGACCAGTGTTTCAGTCAGGGACCTGTCGCTGAACTTCGGCGCCGTCACCGTTCTCGACAGGCTCAATCTCGACATCAATCATGGCGAGTTCCTTGTCCTGCTCGGCTCGTCCGGATGCGGCAAGTCCACGCTCTTGAACTGCATCGCCGGCCTGCTTGACGTTTCGGAAGGCCAGATCTTCATCAAGGACCGCAATGTCACCTGGGAAGAGCCGAAGGATCGCGGCATCGGCATGGTGTTCCAGTCCTACGCGCTCTACCCGCAGATGTCGGTCGAGAAGAACCTTTCCTTCGGGCTCCAGGTTGCCAGGGTGCCGCAGGCCGAAATCGACAAGCGTGTCGCGCGCGCGTCGGAGATCCTGCAGATCCAGCCGCTTCTGAAGCGCAAACCCGCCGAGCTTTCCGGCGGCCAGCGCCAGCGCGTGGCGATCGGCCGCGCACTTGTGCGCGACGTCGACGTCTTCCTGTTCGACGAACCCCTGTCGAACCTTGACGCCAAGCTGCGTTCGGAACTGCGTGTCGAAATCAAGCGACTGCACCAGTCTCTCAAGAACACGATGATCTACGTCACGCACGACCAGATCGAGGCGCTGACCTTGGCCGACCGCATCGCCGTCATGAAGGGCGGCGTCATCCAGCAGCTTGCGGATCCGATGACCATTTACAACGCGCCGGAGAACCTCTTCGTTGCCGGTTTCATCGGTTCGCCGTCGATGAATTTCTTCCGTGGCGAGGTTGCCGCCAAGGACGGCCGTAGCTTCGTGCAGGTTAACGGCGTTGCCTTCGACGTCACCGCCTATCCGGCGCGGGGAGGATTGCAGCCGGGCCAGAAGGTCGTGCTCGGGCTCCGGCCGGAGCACGTCAGGGTCGATGAGGCTGCGGCGGGAGATGGAGCCCATCAGGCTGTCGTCGACATCGAAGAGCCGATGGGCGCCGACAACCTCTTGTGGCTGACTTTGGCCGGTCAATCGATGTCCGTGCGCATCGCCGGCCAGCGGCGCTACAAGCCCGGCACCAACGTGCGCCTTTCCTTCGACATGGGGGTCGCCTCGATCTTCGACGCTGCCAGCGAAAACCGTCTTTGA
- a CDS encoding carbohydrate ABC transporter permease: protein MLKLVANNSIVSEYEAVPGRITSGPQGPKPRRILSRRNIVVYGTLIVVALYYLLPLYVMIMTSLKGMPEIRIGNIFAPPVEITFEPWVKAWAQACTGLNCDGLSRGFWNSVRITVPSVIISIAVASVNGYALANWRFKGADLFFAILIIGAFIPYQVMIYPIVIVLREMGIYGTLTGLIMVHTIFGMPILTLLFRNYFAGLPEELFKAARVDGAGFWTIYFKIMLPMSLPIFVVAMILQVTGIWNDFLFGVVFTRPEYYPMTVQLNNIVNSVQGVKEYNVNMAATLLTGLVPLTIYFISGRLFVRGIAAGAVKG, encoded by the coding sequence GTGCTTAAGCTCGTCGCCAACAACAGCATCGTTTCCGAGTACGAAGCGGTCCCCGGCAGGATTACGTCCGGCCCGCAGGGCCCGAAGCCGCGCCGGATACTCTCCCGCCGCAACATCGTCGTCTACGGCACGTTGATCGTGGTCGCTCTCTATTACCTGCTGCCGCTCTACGTCATGATCATGACGTCGCTCAAGGGCATGCCGGAAATTCGCATCGGCAACATCTTCGCGCCGCCGGTGGAGATCACCTTCGAACCATGGGTAAAAGCCTGGGCCCAGGCCTGCACCGGGCTCAATTGCGACGGGCTTTCGCGCGGCTTCTGGAATTCGGTGCGCATCACCGTGCCCTCGGTGATCATCTCTATCGCGGTCGCTTCGGTGAATGGCTACGCGCTTGCGAATTGGCGCTTCAAAGGAGCCGATCTGTTCTTCGCCATCCTCATTATCGGCGCCTTCATTCCCTACCAGGTGATGATTTATCCGATCGTGATCGTGCTCAGGGAGATGGGTATCTACGGGACGCTGACCGGTCTCATCATGGTGCACACGATCTTCGGCATGCCGATCCTGACCCTCTTGTTCCGCAACTATTTTGCCGGTCTGCCCGAGGAGCTCTTCAAGGCGGCGCGCGTCGATGGCGCCGGGTTCTGGACGATCTACTTCAAGATCATGCTGCCGATGTCGCTGCCGATCTTCGTCGTTGCGATGATCCTTCAGGTGACCGGCATCTGGAACGACTTCCTGTTCGGCGTGGTTTTCACGCGGCCGGAGTACTACCCGATGACCGTGCAGCTCAACAACATCGTCAACTCGGTGCAGGGCGTGAAGGAATACAACGTCAACATGGCGGCGACGCTGCTGACCGGCCTCGTGCCGCTGACGATCTACTTCATCTCCGGCCGGCTGTTCGTGCGCGGCATCGCCGCCGGCGCAGTGAAAGGATAA
- a CDS encoding carbohydrate ABC transporter permease — MTGQTRGSARPNQWLRNLNAKIASIPMILTALVIFVGGTSWTVLYSFTNSKLLPRLSFVGLDQYVRLWAAPRWLISIENLAIYGFFSLIFSLVIGFVLAALMDQKIRFENTFRTIMLYPFALSFIVTGLVWQWLLNPQYGIQSIVRSLGWTNFNFDPLYNSDIVIYGILIAALWQGTGLVMCLMLAGLRGIDEDIWKAARVDGIPMWKTYVLVIIPMMRGVFITTLVIIASGIVKVYDLVVAQTSGGPGIASEVPAKYVYDYMFQAQNLGQGFAASTMMLVTVAIIIVPWAYLEFGGGRKRA; from the coding sequence ATGACAGGCCAAACACGCGGCTCGGCTCGCCCGAATCAGTGGTTGCGGAACCTGAATGCGAAGATCGCCTCTATACCGATGATCCTGACAGCCTTGGTCATCTTCGTCGGCGGCACATCCTGGACGGTTCTCTATTCCTTCACCAACTCGAAGCTGCTGCCACGGCTTTCTTTCGTCGGCCTCGACCAGTATGTCCGGCTATGGGCGGCGCCGCGCTGGCTCATCTCGATCGAAAATCTGGCCATCTACGGGTTTTTCTCACTGATTTTCAGCCTCGTGATCGGTTTTGTGCTTGCCGCACTGATGGATCAGAAGATCCGTTTCGAGAATACGTTTCGAACGATCATGCTCTATCCGTTCGCCCTGTCATTCATCGTCACGGGCCTAGTCTGGCAGTGGCTGCTCAATCCGCAATACGGCATACAGTCGATCGTGCGGTCGCTTGGCTGGACGAACTTCAACTTCGATCCGCTCTATAATTCCGACATCGTCATCTACGGCATCCTGATCGCAGCGCTCTGGCAGGGCACCGGCCTTGTGATGTGCCTGATGCTCGCCGGCCTGCGCGGCATCGACGAGGATATCTGGAAGGCTGCGCGGGTCGACGGCATTCCGATGTGGAAGACCTACGTGCTCGTCATCATCCCGATGATGCGCGGCGTCTTCATCACGACCCTCGTCATCATCGCGAGCGGCATCGTCAAGGTTTACGACCTCGTCGTAGCGCAGACGAGCGGCGGTCCCGGCATCGCCTCCGAAGTGCCCGCCAAATACGTGTACGATTACATGTTCCAGGCCCAGAACCTGGGGCAGGGCTTTGCCGCCTCCACCATGATGCTCGTGACGGTCGCGATCATCATCGTGCCGTGGGCATATCTGGAATTCGGAGGAGGTCGCAAGCGTGCTTAA
- a CDS encoding ABC transporter substrate-binding protein, producing MKLRSMAAVLAATVALPLGVANATDLEVTHWWTSGGEAAAVAELAKAFDATGNKWVDGAIAGSGGTARPIMISRITGGDPMGATQFNHGRQAEELVQSGLMRDLTDLAEREHWKDIIKPASLLESCTIEGKIYCAPVNIHSWQWLWLSNAAFKQAGVPVPKNWDEFVAAAPALEKAGIVPLAVGGQPWQAAGAFDVLMVAIAGKDTFEKVFAQKDEEVAAGPDIAKVFKAADDARRMSKGSNVQDWNQATNLVITGKAGGQIMGDWAQGEFQLAGQKAGVDYTCLPGLGVNEVISTGGDAFYFPLLEDEEKSKAQEALASTLLKPETQVAFNLKKGSLPVRGDVDLATANDCMKKGLDILAKGNVIKGTDQLLSADSQKQKEDLFSEFFANASMTPEDAQKRFAEIIAAAD from the coding sequence ATGAAATTGCGTTCCATGGCCGCCGTGCTGGCCGCAACCGTCGCCCTGCCGCTCGGCGTGGCCAATGCCACGGATCTCGAGGTCACGCATTGGTGGACTTCCGGCGGTGAAGCCGCGGCGGTCGCCGAACTGGCCAAGGCTTTCGATGCGACCGGCAACAAGTGGGTCGACGGTGCAATCGCCGGTTCGGGCGGGACCGCGCGTCCGATCATGATCAGCCGCATCACCGGCGGCGATCCGATGGGTGCGACCCAGTTCAATCATGGCCGTCAGGCGGAGGAGTTGGTGCAATCGGGCCTGATGCGCGACCTGACCGATCTCGCCGAGCGCGAACACTGGAAGGACATCATCAAGCCGGCGAGCCTGCTCGAGTCCTGCACGATCGAGGGCAAGATCTACTGCGCGCCCGTCAACATCCATTCCTGGCAGTGGCTGTGGCTCTCGAATGCCGCCTTCAAGCAGGCTGGCGTTCCCGTGCCGAAGAACTGGGATGAATTTGTCGCGGCAGCACCGGCGCTCGAAAAGGCCGGTATCGTGCCGCTCGCCGTCGGCGGTCAGCCGTGGCAGGCAGCGGGCGCCTTCGACGTTTTGATGGTGGCGATCGCCGGGAAAGACACCTTCGAGAAGGTCTTCGCCCAGAAGGACGAAGAAGTCGCAGCGGGTCCGGATATCGCCAAGGTCTTCAAGGCTGCCGACGATGCGCGCCGCATGTCGAAGGGCAGCAATGTTCAGGACTGGAACCAGGCGACGAACCTCGTCATCACCGGCAAGGCCGGCGGTCAGATCATGGGCGACTGGGCTCAGGGTGAATTCCAGCTTGCGGGTCAGAAGGCCGGCGTCGACTACACCTGCCTTCCGGGGCTGGGCGTGAACGAGGTGATCTCGACCGGTGGTGACGCATTCTACTTCCCCCTGCTGGAGGATGAGGAAAAGTCGAAGGCGCAGGAGGCATTGGCGTCCACCCTGCTGAAGCCGGAGACGCAGGTTGCCTTCAACCTGAAGAAGGGCTCGCTGCCGGTGCGTGGCGACGTGGACCTCGCAACCGCCAATGATTGCATGAAGAAGGGGCTCGATATCCTTGCCAAGGGCAACGTGATCAAGGGCACCGACCAGCTTCTGTCGGCCGACAGCCAGAAGCAGAAGGAGGACCTCTTCTCCGAATTCTTCGCAAACGCATCGATGACGCCGGAGGATGCGCAGAAGCGTTTCGCCGAAATCATCGCGGCCGCGGACTGA